In a single window of the Zonotrichia leucophrys gambelii isolate GWCS_2022_RI chromosome 2, RI_Zleu_2.0, whole genome shotgun sequence genome:
- the RIOK3 gene encoding serine/threonine-protein kinase RIO3 gives MDSVGVAAAAPDAGPGPAWQSKCPWGAPSTTSISCSLADVMSEQLAKELQLEEENAAFPEVVAAAEGPFITGENIDTSSDLMLAQMLQMEFDREYDAQLRREEKKINGDSKVSISFENYRKVHPYDSDSSEDEVDWQDTRHDPYRADKPTTTPRRGFIGKGKDITTKHDEVVCGRKNTARMENFAPEFQVGDGIGMDLKLSNQVFNALKQHAYSEERRSARLHEKKEHSTAEKAVDPKTRLLLYKMVNSGMLETITGCISTGKESVVFHAYGGNATEDKVIPPECAIKVFKTTLNEFKNRDKYIKDDYRFKDRFSKLNPRKIIRMWAEKEMHNLTRMQNAGIPCPQVVILKKHVLVMSFIGQDQVPAPKLKDVTLSSEDMKKAYYQILNMMQQLYRECNLVHADLSEYNMLWHDGKVWLIDVSQSVEPTHPHGLEFLFRDCRNVSQFFQKGGVAEALNERELFNAVSGLNITADNEVDFQAEIEALEKMNEDHVQNHGKKLSTFSSDGDPPIYDE, from the exons ATGGACTCGGTGGGAGTCGCTGCCGCCGCGCCCGacgccgggccgggccccgcctGGCAGAGCAAG TGTCCGTGGGGAGCCCCTAGCACAACATCAATATCATGTTCTCTTGCTGATGTCATGAGTGAACAGCTGGCAAAAGAATTGcagctggaagaagaaaatgctgcttttcctgaagtGGTTGC TGCTGCTGAAGGACCATTTATTACAGGAGAAAATATTGACACTTCTAGTGATCTAATGCTAGCTCAGATGCTGCAGATGGAATTTGACAGGGAATACGATGCACAGCTTCGGCGTGAAGAGAAGAAGATCAATGGAGATAGCAAAG tctCCATATCCTTTGAAAATTATCGGAAGGTGCATCCCTATGACAGTGACAGCTCAGAGGATGAGGTTGATTGGCAGGATACCCGTCATGATCCATACAGAGCAG ATAAACCTACTACTACACCAAGAAGGGGTTtcataggaaaaggaaaagatattACTACAAAACATGATGAAGTGGTATGTGGAAGAAAAAACACTGCTCGCATGGAAAAT TTTGCACCTGAATTCCAAGTTGGGGATGGAATTGGGATGGACTTAAAGCTGTCAAATCAAGTCTTCAATGCCTTAAAACAACATGCATACTCTGAGGAACGTCGAAGTGCAAGGCTCCATGAGAAGAAGGAGCACTCCACTGCT GAGAAAGCAGTGGATCCTAAAACACGTTTACTTCTGTACAAGATGGTCAATTCTGGGATGCTGGAGACCATCACAGGCTGCATCAGCACAGGAAAGGAATCTGTTGTTTTTCACGCCTATGGAGGAAA TGCAACTGAAGATAAAGTTATTCCTCCAGAATGTGCCATCAAAGTGTTTAAAACAACTCTTAATGAATTCAAGAACCGTGACAAATACATTAAGGATGACTACAGGTTTAAAGACCGCTTCAGTAAACTGAATCCACGAAAAATTATTCGTATGTGGGCTGAGAAAGAAATGCATAACTTAACAAG AATGCAAAATGCAGGAATTCCTTGTCCTCAAGTGGTTATCCTTAAGAAGCACGTCTTGGTTATGTCTTTCATTGGCCAGGATCAAGTCCCAGCTCCTAAACTAAAGGATGTAACACTTAGTAGTGAAGATATGAAGAAGGCCTACTATCAGATTCTGAAT ATGATGCAGCAGTTGTATAGGGAGTGCAACCTGGTCCATGCAGATCTGAGTGAATACAACATGCTTTGGCATGATGGGAAG GTCTGGCTCATTGATGTCAGTCAGTCTGTGGAGCCAACCCATCCTCATGGACTTGAGTTTTTGTTCAGAGACTGTAGGAATGTTTCACAG TTCTTCCAGAAAGGAGGCGTGGCAGAAGCACTTAACGAGCGGGAACTCTTCAACGCTGTCTCAGGTTTAAATATTACAGCTGACAATGAAGTAGACTTCCAAGCAGAG ATTGAAGCTTTGGAGAAGATGAATGAAGATCACGTGCAGAATCATGGAAAGAAACTGTCAACGTTTTCTAGTGATGGAGACCCACCTATATATGATGAATAG